AGGTCCGTCATGCCCCACCGCCCGCTGGCCCGCGCCCTGGCCGCGCTGGTCGCCATGTTCACCGCAGCCCTCGGCGCCGTGCTCGTCCCCGGCACCGCGCAGGCCGCCGCCGTCAACTACGTCGCGCTCGGCGACTCGTACTCGTCCGGCGTCGGCGCCGGCCCGTACGACTGGTCGACCTGCCTGCGCAGCCAGAAGTCGTACGCCCCGCTCTGGGCCGCCGCCCACGGCGTGACCAGCTTCAGCTTCCCGGCCTGCGGCGGCGCGGTCACCGCCGACGTGCTCAACAGCCAGGTCAACGCCCTCAGCAGCGCCACCACCCTGGTCACCATCACCATCGGCGGCAACGACGCCGGCTTCGCCGACGTGATCACCAGTTGCCGGTTCGGCAGCACGTCGTCCTGCACCAACGCGGTCAACAGCGCCAAGGCCTTCGCCACCTCGACGCTGCCCGGCCGGCTCGACGCGACCTACGCCGCCATCCGCAACCGGGCGCCGAACGCGCGGCTGATCGTGCTGGGCTACCCGAGGCTGTTCGAGACCACCTCCTGCGGTTGGTTGGCGATGAGCGTCTACAAGCGCACCATTCTCAACGAGGCCGCCGACGTGCTCGCCTCGGTCATCTCCGGACGGGCGAACGCCGCCGGCGCCACCTTCGCCGACACCCGGTCCTACTTCGCCGGGCACGGCGTCTGCGCCGGTGACCCGTGGATCCACGACGTCAGCGGCGTCATCGAGGCGTACCACCCGGACTCCGACGGCTACCGGTACGGCTATCTGCCGGCGCTGAACGCGGTCACCGGCTGACCCGTACACCTCTCGCGTGTCGGTCGACGGTCCACCCCGGACCGTCGGCCGCCACGCGTCACGCCGCGTCGGTACTGTCCCGGTGTCACCGCCGTCCGTTAGGGTTTCCGCGAACCGGACAGCCGTGGCGTGGGAGGCAGAGCGTGGGCAGGCTCGCGTCGGCGTACGGGCAGGCGGTCAACGCCCACCGGGCGGCCCGGGCGCACCTGGACACCGCCCGGGGTGCGCTGGGCGCGGCGGCGGCTTCGGCCGCGCCGGTCGGCGCCGACGAGCTGGTGGCCCGACTGGCCCGGGTCGGCGGCGCGTTGGCCACCCCCACTCCGGGCGCCACCCCGCTGACCGACACGCCGGCCGCGGTCCGGATCGGCGAGGCGTCCACTCCGGACGGCGGTTTCCCGGTGCTGCTGCCGCTCGGCGGCGGCCACCACCTGGCACTCGACACCGACGCCCGGGACCCCCGGGTCGCCGGGCTGCTGCGGGCGCTTGTGCTGCGGCTGGTCGCCACCGCCCCAGCCGGTCAGGTCCGGGTGGTCGGCATCGACACAGCCGCGCTGGGCGCCACCTTCGGGCCGTTGCGCCCGCTGCTCGACGCCGGGGTGCTCGACCCGCCGGCCACCGGCGAGGCCGAGGTGGCCGCGCTGCTGGACGCGGCCGAACAGCACGCCCGCGCCGCGCAGCACGCCGACCCCGACGCCCGGCAGTTGCTGGTGGTGGTCGCCACCGCCGCGCCGCCGCCGCGCGAGCTGGCCCGGCTCGCCGCGCTCACCCACGCCGGCCCGGCCGCCGCCGTCTGCGTGCTGCTCGCCGGCCACCCGTCGCGGCTGCCGGGCGAGACCTCGCCGCCGCTGGGCGGCGCCACGGCGGTCCGGGTCAGCGAGCGGTACGCGCAGGTCGGCGACCCGCCCAACGCGCCGTTCAGCGCGGACGGCAGCGGCCTCGCCGCGCCGGTGCTGCTCGACGGCGACCCCCCGCCGGCCTCGGTGCGGGCGCTCGCCGAGCACCTGGGCGCCGCCGCCCGCCGTACCGACACTGTGCGGTTCGCCGAGCTGCTGCCCGAGCGGCGCTGGGCCGAGTCCGCCGCCAACGGTCTACGGACCGTGATCGGCCGGGCCACCCGCGCCCCGTTGACGGTCGCCTTCGACACTCCACTGACCGTCGCCTTCGACGACGCCACCCCGCACTGGCTGGTGGGCGGGCGCACCGGCGCCGGCAAGACCGTCTTCCTGCTCGACGTCCTCTACGGGCTGGCGGCCCGCTACTCCCCGGCCGAGCTCCAGCTCTACCTGCTCGACTTCAAGGAGGGCGTGAGCTTCACCGAGTTCGTGCCCACCGGGCGTGACCCGTCCTGGCTGCCGCACGCCCGGGCCGTCGGCATCGAATCCGACAGGGAGTACGGGCTCGCCGTGCTGCGCGAGCTGCGCCGGGAGGCCCAGCGCCGAGCCACCGCACTGAAGCGGCACGGCGTCACCAAGCTCGCCGACCTGCCCCGGGACAATCCACTGCCGCGCATCGTGGCGGTGATCGACGAGTTCCACGTGCTGCTCGCCGGCAACGACGCGCTGGCCCGGGAGTCCGTCGACCTGCTGGAGGAGCTGGCGCGCAAGGGTCGCTCCTACGGCGTACACCTGGTGCTGGCCAGCCAGAGCATGACCGGCATCGAGGCGCTCTACGGGCGGGCCGAGGCGATCTTCGGGCAGTTCGCGCTGCGGGTGGCGCTGCCCGGTGGTGGCGGGGTGCTCGACCCGCTCAACGACGCCGCCGCGGCCCTGCCGATCGGCTCCGCCGTGGTCAACACCGCCGCCGGCGCGGTCGGCGCCGACACCGTGCTGCGCTTCCCCGACGCGCACGCCGCCGCGGCGGACCTCGCCGCGCTGCGCCACGAGCTGTGGGAGGCCCGCCCGCCGGGCGCGCGGGCACCCGCGGTCTTCAAGGGGTACGAGGCTGCGCGGGTCGAGGACGACCCCACCTTCGCCGGGTTGCGCCCCGGTGGCCGGCGCCCGATGGCCCTGGTCGGCCGGACTGTCGACGTGCACGGCACCACCGCGCTGTTCCTGATGGACGCCACCCCCGGCCGGCACCTCGCCGTGGTGGGCACCGCACCGGCCGGCGCGGACGTGCTGCGCGCCGCGACACTGAGCCTGGCCCGCCAGCACGCCGCCGGCGACGCCCAGTTCCTGCTGGCCTCCCTGGTCACCGCCGCCGACCCGGTCGCCGACGAGACCGGAACCGCGCTACGAGCCGCCGGCCACCCGGTGCGGCGCCTCGACGTGGCCGGGTTGCGTGACCGGATCGCCGCGCTGGCCGACGCGCCCGCCGGGCGCGAATACCTGGTGGTGTTCGGAATGGACGCCGCGGCACCGGTGCTGGAGGCGGCCGACCCGGTCACCTTCCGCTCCGGCCTGGACGACCTGCGCACCGTGCTGCGACAGGGCCCCGCTCAGGGGGTGCATCTGCTCGGCTGGTGGCGCGGCCTGCGCCGGCTCGCCGACGACCTCGGGGGCACGCAGAACCGCGACGACGTCGCGTGCCTGGTCGCGCTCAACGTGCCCGGTGCCGAACTGGCCCTGCACCTCGGGGTGCACGACCTCGCCTACACGCCCCGCGCCGACCGGGCGTTGCTGGTCGACCGGCACGACCACCGCACGAGGCTGATCGTGCCGTTCGCGCGCGACGGGCACGAGCCGGACGAGGAGCGGTGACGGTGTCCTTCGAGGAGTACGCGGCGCTGGCCCGCCAGCTCGCCGAGCAGCGCCGCGCCGGTGAGCGGGACGCCGCGGTCGAGTCCGAACGCCGCCGCGACCTGCACGCCGCCGTCGACTCCCTGCACCAGCGGCTCACCGCCCAGGGGCACCGCCTCGACCAGCTCGGGCGCGCCATCGGCGCCGAGCGGCCGGCCGCCGCCCCGCCGCCCGCACCCGAGCACCCGGGTCCCGCGCCCGGAACGGGAAACGGGGGACCCGCCGGCGCAGCCGGCGCGCCGGGGCGGGCGGATGTCGGGGCGTACCCCGAGCTGCCGGTGGGGGAGGCGCGGCTGGCGCTGCCGACGGCGGTGAGCCCGGCGGGCGCCGGGGTGCCGGCGCAGCGCGCGGCGACCGTCGATCCGGCGGTGGAGCTGGAGCTGGCCCGGCGGATGGCCGACGAGGCAGACCGGCACGGGCAACAGGCGGAGCTGCTGGCCCAGCGGCCGGAGCTGCTGCCGACCTGGTCGCCGCTGGCTCGCGCGGTCGCCGTCTACGCCGGGTGCGGGGCCGCCGCCGGGGTGCTGATGCTGGCCCTGGTGCTCGCCTCCGGGGTGGGCCTGGTCGACGGGTTCACCCTCGGCGCGTGGATCTGCGCCGGACTGCCCGCGTTGGCGTTCTTCGGCGGGTACCTGGTGCTCGGCCGGTGGGGGTGGCCCGCCATGGTCGCCGGCACCCCGCCGCGCTACCTGCCGCTCGGGTTCCTGATCTGCTTCCTGCTGGTGCCGATGGCCTACTGCGGTTACCTGCTGGTGTTCCGCACCCTGCGCTGAGCCCTGCCCGGTCTGCTGACCATGTCGCCGGCCGTCCGTGGGCGCGGGTGGGCGAGCGGACGGTCGCGCTGGGTGCGGGGATCTCGTACGCTCCCTTGTGGTCTCCGCCGGTGCGGTGGTGGAGGCGATGGTCGACCACGGGGAGGATGCGCGTGAGCGCAGCACAGATCATCGCGAGGTTGGCGGCGGCGTCGCAGAAGCTGGACGAGGCGAAGGCCAAGACGGCAGCGGCAGCACAGGACGCGGCCGAGGCACGGGCGCTCGTCGCCGGTGCGCTGGAGGGCGTGGCTGCCGGCCCGCTGATCGGCATGATCGACTCATACCGCCAGGCCCTCGCTCAGGCGTCGCAGGGCGGCGACCCGGCGAAGCAGCACGTCCAGGAGACGATCGCCAAGGTCCGAGCGTTGGGAAACTGACCACGGGTGGTGGTGGCACAGCCAAGCGGCGTTGGCCCTCCGGGCCCGACCGGCGAACCGCTCGGCGCCGACCCGGATCTCCACCGTCGCCGACCCATTCCGCTCGGGCTGGGTTGTGGGCCTGATACCTGTGAGTCATATCTATGACTCACAGGTATCAGACGTTCCAGGGACATCGCCCCCGGGGCCGCCGGCAGGCAGAGCGAAGCGTCAGTCGCGTGAGCGCGGCAGGCAGCACTTCTTGTACTTGGCTCCCGACCCGCACCAGCAGGCGTCGTTGCGGCCTGGCGGCCAGGTGACCGGGCCCACCTCGTCGAGGCTGTCCGCGTACTCGTCGAGGGTCTCCTCGTCGGTGGGGTCGCTGGCCGCCTGCTCGGCGAAGGAGGCCAGCCCCGCGACGGAGCCGGCGACCACGCCCAGGTCGGTCGCGCCCAGTTCGGCGGCGTTGGCCAGCGCGCGTTCGACCTGGGCCCGGTGCTCGTCCCAGGTGGTGGGGTAGCTGCCGGCCAGCGCGGGCCAGCGCACCAGCAGCTCGTCGAACTCCGCCCGCGGCCAGAACAGCAGCGTCGCCGGGCCGTCGTCCAGCGCACCGAGTGCGTGGTCGCTCGCGGCGCGCAGCCGGTCGGCGAGGTTGTCGTAGTCGTCGTGCGGCAGGCCCATCTCCTCGCGCAGGTCGTGCCGCCGCTGGGTCAGCCCGTAGATCATGGCGGCGGCCTCGTCCTGCGCGTCCTCGGACTCGTGCTGCTGGGTCCGGGTCCGTTCCAGGATCGCGTCCAGCGCGCCGGTGAGCCACTCCAGCGCCGTCTCGGTGTGGCCGGCCTCGGCCAGGTCGTCGATCAGGTACGTGGCGTCGGGATCGGTCTCCAGCAGTGGACGCAGGGCGGTCAGCTCGGCCAGGCCCTCGTCCTCGCGGCCGAGGCGCAGCAGCAGGCCGCCGCGCATCGATCGGGCGTGCGCGTCGTCCTCCGGCTGTTCGGCGATGGCGCGGGTGGTCAGCGTGAGCGCGTCGGCCAGGTCACCGGCCCGCACCAGGATGTCGGCGGCTACCAGCAGCGCGTACCCGGTGTCGTCGGGGTCGGCGACCCGGCCCGCGTCGACGGCGCCGACCAGCTCGGCGACGAGCGCGGCCGGGTCGGGGCTCGTGGGTCCCAGGGCACCGATCTCGTCGATGCGGTCGGCGGTCAGCAGGTCGGACGTGGGCATGGGCGCATCCTGAAGACGACGGACGGTGGACGGGGGAGCGGCCAGCGTACTCCCGAACATGCCGCAGCCCGGGCGGCGAACCGCCCGGGCTGCGACACGGACCCTCAGCGGGTCGCCGGCATGGTGGCGAACTCGCCGGCTAGCTCCGACTCGACGATCGTCGCGGTGGACGGCCGGCGACCGGACGACGCCCGCCGGGCGGACGGGACGGCCAGGGCCGCGAGCGCGGCGGCCAGGGCGATCGCGGTGAGAACGAGAAACCCGGTCGTGAAGCCGGCCTCCCGGGGCAGCCCGTTGGCCTGCGGGTGGGCGGTGATCACGCCGCTGACCACGGCGGCGCCGATCGCGCCTCCGATGGTGCGGATGTTGGCGTTCATGCCGGTGGCCACGCCGGTCTGGCTGGCGGGCACGCTGCCCACGATCAGGTTCGCCATGGAGGCGAAGGCCAGGCCGATGCCGAGGCCGACCAGGCCGCCGGCGAGCGCGACCTCCCAGCGGGTGTCGTGCGCGGCGGCCAGCATCGCGGAGGCGGCCACGTTGAACGCGGCGCCCGTGGCGAGCTGCGCCTTGGCGCTGAACACGGACTGGAGCCGGCCGGCGACCAGGCCCGCGACGAACATCGCGACCAGCATCGGCAGCATGAGCAGGCCCGCCTGGCTGATGCTGGCGCCGAAGCCGTAACCGGCGGCGGTGGGGGTCTGCACGAACTGCGGGAGGAACGCGTACACGGAGAACATCGACGCGCCGTAGAGCAGGGCGACCAGGTTGGTGGTCCACACGCCGGGCAGCCGCATCATCCGCATGTCGATCAGCGGGTTGGCGGAGCGCACCTCGGCGACCAGCCAGCCGACCAGGAGCACCACGGCGAGCGCCAGCAGGCCGAGCACCCGGGGAGAGGTCCAGCCCCAGGCCACGCCCTGGCTGATCGGCAGCAGCAGCGCGACCAGCCAGCCGGAGAGCAGCAGGGTGGCCCGCCAGTCGATCCGTCCGGGGGTACGCACCGGCGACTCGGGCACGAACAGGTACGCGGCGAGGGCGGTCAACCCGACCACGACCATGGGGATCCAGAACAGCCACCGGTAGTCCAGCGTGGTGACGATCGGACCGGCCAGCACGACGCCGAGGCCACCGCCGGCGGCGACGATCGCCGAGATGGCGGCGACCGCGCCGGAGACCCGCGCGGCGGGGAACTCGTCGCGGATGATGCCGAACGACAGCGGGAAGACGGCGCCGCCGATGCCCTGCACGACCCGGGCGATGATGAGGACGCCGATGCTCGGCGCGATGGCCGCCAGCAGGCAGCCGAGGGCGAGGGCGGCGAGCGAGACGACCAGCATCCGCTCCTTGCCGACCATGTCCCCGACCCGGCCGAGGATCGGCGTGAAGATCGAGGCGGACAGCAGGTACGCGGTCAGTACCCAGGTCACGGTGTTCTGCGAGGTGTGCAGGTCCTGCTGGATGGTCGGCAGCACCGGGGTGATCAGCGACTGGAGCATCGCGAAGAACCCGGCGCCGGCCGCGAGCACGGTGAAGGTGAGCCGACGCGAGCTGCGTCGGGATGTCACTGCCACGAGAGAAAACTCCCTGATTGCGGTACGGAAGGAGGTTTGTCACCCGCCGTGTGGAGGCGGGCAGGCTGTCGGGCCCGGGCGATCGGGTGGCCAGGCGGATCGGGCGGGTCCCGAGGTAAGCTAACCGGAGGCAGGCCTCCGGGATTCCGGAGGGGTGCCTCCACTAAGCTAGCGGAGGCTGGCCTCCGGATGCAACCAAGGTGAGGTGACGCACGTCATGACCAGCGCGGGGCAGGCGCCCGAGGTTTTCGCCCGGCGGCCGAAGCGGGCCGACGCGCGACGCAACTACGACGCGCTCATCGCCGCCGCCCGCGACGCGTTCGCCGAGCACGGCGCCGCCGCCTCCCTGGAGGACGTGGCCCGGCGGGCCGGGGTGGGCATCGGCACGCTCTACCGCAACTTCCCCAGTCGGCGGCACCTCTTCGAGGCCGTCTACGTCGAGGAGGTCCGGGCGTTGAGCCGGTCCGCC
Above is a window of Micromonospora coriariae DNA encoding:
- a CDS encoding SGNH/GDSL hydrolase family protein, with the translated sequence MPHRPLARALAALVAMFTAALGAVLVPGTAQAAAVNYVALGDSYSSGVGAGPYDWSTCLRSQKSYAPLWAAAHGVTSFSFPACGGAVTADVLNSQVNALSSATTLVTITIGGNDAGFADVITSCRFGSTSSCTNAVNSAKAFATSTLPGRLDATYAAIRNRAPNARLIVLGYPRLFETTSCGWLAMSVYKRTILNEAADVLASVISGRANAAGATFADTRSYFAGHGVCAGDPWIHDVSGVIEAYHPDSDGYRYGYLPALNAVTG
- a CDS encoding FtsK/SpoIIIE domain-containing protein; protein product: MGRLASAYGQAVNAHRAARAHLDTARGALGAAAASAAPVGADELVARLARVGGALATPTPGATPLTDTPAAVRIGEASTPDGGFPVLLPLGGGHHLALDTDARDPRVAGLLRALVLRLVATAPAGQVRVVGIDTAALGATFGPLRPLLDAGVLDPPATGEAEVAALLDAAEQHARAAQHADPDARQLLVVVATAAPPPRELARLAALTHAGPAAAVCVLLAGHPSRLPGETSPPLGGATAVRVSERYAQVGDPPNAPFSADGSGLAAPVLLDGDPPPASVRALAEHLGAAARRTDTVRFAELLPERRWAESAANGLRTVIGRATRAPLTVAFDTPLTVAFDDATPHWLVGGRTGAGKTVFLLDVLYGLAARYSPAELQLYLLDFKEGVSFTEFVPTGRDPSWLPHARAVGIESDREYGLAVLRELRREAQRRATALKRHGVTKLADLPRDNPLPRIVAVIDEFHVLLAGNDALARESVDLLEELARKGRSYGVHLVLASQSMTGIEALYGRAEAIFGQFALRVALPGGGGVLDPLNDAAAALPIGSAVVNTAAGAVGADTVLRFPDAHAAAADLAALRHELWEARPPGARAPAVFKGYEAARVEDDPTFAGLRPGGRRPMALVGRTVDVHGTTALFLMDATPGRHLAVVGTAPAGADVLRAATLSLARQHAAGDAQFLLASLVTAADPVADETGTALRAAGHPVRRLDVAGLRDRIAALADAPAGREYLVVFGMDAAAPVLEAADPVTFRSGLDDLRTVLRQGPAQGVHLLGWWRGLRRLADDLGGTQNRDDVACLVALNVPGAELALHLGVHDLAYTPRADRALLVDRHDHRTRLIVPFARDGHEPDEER
- a CDS encoding DUF6244 family protein, with the translated sequence MRVSAAQIIARLAAASQKLDEAKAKTAAAAQDAAEARALVAGALEGVAAGPLIGMIDSYRQALAQASQGGDPAKQHVQETIAKVRALGN
- a CDS encoding SEC-C metal-binding domain-containing protein, which produces MPTSDLLTADRIDEIGALGPTSPDPAALVAELVGAVDAGRVADPDDTGYALLVAADILVRAGDLADALTLTTRAIAEQPEDDAHARSMRGGLLLRLGREDEGLAELTALRPLLETDPDATYLIDDLAEAGHTETALEWLTGALDAILERTRTQQHESEDAQDEAAAMIYGLTQRRHDLREEMGLPHDDYDNLADRLRAASDHALGALDDGPATLLFWPRAEFDELLVRWPALAGSYPTTWDEHRAQVERALANAAELGATDLGVVAGSVAGLASFAEQAASDPTDEETLDEYADSLDEVGPVTWPPGRNDACWCGSGAKYKKCCLPRSRD
- a CDS encoding MFS transporter, with protein sequence MAVTSRRSSRRLTFTVLAAGAGFFAMLQSLITPVLPTIQQDLHTSQNTVTWVLTAYLLSASIFTPILGRVGDMVGKERMLVVSLAALALGCLLAAIAPSIGVLIIARVVQGIGGAVFPLSFGIIRDEFPAARVSGAVAAISAIVAAGGGLGVVLAGPIVTTLDYRWLFWIPMVVVGLTALAAYLFVPESPVRTPGRIDWRATLLLSGWLVALLLPISQGVAWGWTSPRVLGLLALAVVLLVGWLVAEVRSANPLIDMRMMRLPGVWTTNLVALLYGASMFSVYAFLPQFVQTPTAAGYGFGASISQAGLLMLPMLVAMFVAGLVAGRLQSVFSAKAQLATGAAFNVAASAMLAAAHDTRWEVALAGGLVGLGIGLAFASMANLIVGSVPASQTGVATGMNANIRTIGGAIGAAVVSGVITAHPQANGLPREAGFTTGFLVLTAIALAAALAALAVPSARRASSGRRPSTATIVESELAGEFATMPATR